From the Candidatus Omnitrophota bacterium genome, one window contains:
- a CDS encoding ABC transporter permease: MFLTGHYIILPKSCQDLTEILLYSILFIKGEVELFYKTLHAIIRGHINWKNTIDQMLFIGVNSVSLAILCGFFTGMVLALQTGETFRSVFNEPIYVGLAVGYSMVLELGPVLTSIVVTGRAGAAMTAEIGTMKVTEQIDALYTLGTEPVEYICVPRFIAFMVVLPFLVVFSNCAGIFGGLIVSLYKLSIPFSKYWEEIKQMGLSDLFHGLLKTLVFALIIASISCYNGLVTEGGAEGVGKATTKAVVTAMVLILTTDFFMSSLLISMGIG, translated from the coding sequence ATTTTTTTAACAGGGCATTATATCATACTTCCAAAATCTTGTCAAGACTTGACGGAAATTTTATTATACTCTATACTTTTTATTAAAGGGGAAGTGGAGCTTTTTTATAAAACGCTTCATGCCATCATCCGCGGTCATATTAACTGGAAAAATACAATTGATCAGATGCTTTTTATAGGCGTCAATTCCGTGTCTCTGGCTATTCTGTGCGGATTTTTTACGGGAATGGTGCTGGCGCTCCAGACGGGTGAGACCTTCCGTTCCGTTTTTAATGAGCCCATTTATGTGGGCCTGGCGGTGGGATATTCCATGGTTCTGGAACTCGGCCCTGTGCTGACCTCAATTGTCGTGACCGGCCGCGCCGGAGCGGCTATGACGGCCGAAATCGGTACCATGAAGGTGACTGAACAGATAGACGCTCTCTATACCCTCGGAACTGAACCCGTGGAATATATCTGCGTGCCGCGCTTCATAGCTTTTATGGTAGTGCTTCCTTTCCTTGTCGTTTTCTCGAACTGCGCCGGTATTTTCGGCGGCCTTATCGTGAGCTTGTACAAACTCAGCATTCCTTTTTCAAAATACTGGGAAGAAATAAAACAGATGGGCTTGTCGGATCTTTTTCACGGATTGCTGAAAACGCTTGTTTTTGCCCTGATCATCGCGTCGATCTCATGTTATAACGGCCTGGTCACGGAAGGCGGCGCGGAAGGTGTGGGCAAAGCCACGACAAAGGCTGTCGTCACGGCGATGGTGCTGATACTGACAACTGATTTTTTTATGTCGTCGCTGCTCATAAGCATGGGGATAGGCTGA
- a CDS encoding ATP-binding cassette domain-containing protein: MMGIEIRDLSKSFNGKEVLKGLNLDIHDGEVLTVIGGSGQGKSVLFKHVLGIFKPDGGSIIIDGVDISKLNDAELLKIQSKFGMLFQSAALFDSLNVYENVAFGLRHLTSMNEIAIKRRVTEVLAMVSMQGNELLSVSSLSGGMKKRVALARALATSPKYLLYDEPTTGLDPLLAESINDLILDLNKQTKISSVVVTHDMHSAFKVSHRIAFLHDGLIQEIGTVGEIKNTKLESLRNFINAGNIE, translated from the coding sequence CTGATGGGTATAGAAATACGCGATCTCAGCAAGAGCTTCAACGGCAAAGAGGTGCTGAAAGGTCTGAACCTGGATATTCACGACGGTGAGGTGCTGACGGTGATCGGCGGCTCCGGCCAGGGAAAATCGGTTCTCTTCAAACATGTGCTGGGAATTTTCAAGCCGGATGGGGGAAGCATAATCATAGACGGCGTGGATATTTCAAAGTTGAATGACGCGGAACTTCTTAAAATCCAGTCAAAATTCGGAATGCTTTTTCAGAGCGCCGCGCTTTTTGACAGCCTGAATGTTTATGAGAACGTGGCCTTTGGATTAAGGCATCTGACATCAATGAACGAAATAGCCATAAAAAGAAGGGTTACCGAGGTGCTCGCTATGGTGAGCATGCAGGGTAATGAACTTTTGAGCGTGTCGTCTCTCTCGGGGGGCATGAAAAAACGCGTCGCGCTGGCGCGGGCTCTCGCCACTTCGCCGAAATATCTTTTGTATGACGAACCCACGACGGGCCTTGACCCGCTTCTGGCCGAATCAATAAACGATTTAATACTGGATTTGAATAAGCAGACGAAGATAAGCTCCGTGGTGGTCACGCATGATATGCATTCGGCCTTTAAGGTGTCTCACAGAATAGCTTTTCTTCATGACGGTTTGATACAGGAAATAGGCACGGTAGGCGAAATTAAAAACACGAAGCTGGAAAGCCTGAGAAACTTTATCAACGCGGGGAATATAGAATGA
- a CDS encoding MCE family protein, with the protein MKNSVRVGMFVAVGMAVTASVIIVLGKVQLRPGYNFNIVFNDISGLSDDSPVRIAGVQVGRVVDFEITEEGKAKVTVRIDSKYPVRHGCKVRVVSTGVIGTKYLQLSAGDPAAPRIKSGETIKGISSVSIEELLESLNPEEGDDPVGKTLRDILDNVRNITRKIDVGIEDENDIKDIVQDIKKSVKNIRKFTDSLDGKGKDLREALEKFPDLVDSATEAFEGIDKLMVKLNDSEGAFDALVSDKEVAGDVRQTVSSLKKAASSAEKALGRITDFKTYWNYQLRHNTGDNKYRSDLGVKIVPRANKFYYLGVSNIKEKDGSSYDVSESTGEKIVSADAYLGRVFGPVTIFGGLIKSAGGVGISVEPFKSLSLESKAYRFDRKVNGETTPWVDVNARIRFTNWLYVNAGVSDAMESSNFQVGLNLIYYDEDLPYLFGLGSLAATGAK; encoded by the coding sequence ATGAAAAATAGCGTGAGAGTCGGGATGTTTGTCGCCGTCGGGATGGCTGTAACGGCCTCTGTCATCATAGTGCTCGGAAAAGTGCAGCTACGGCCGGGCTATAACTTTAACATCGTGTTTAACGATATTTCCGGACTCAGCGACGATTCTCCGGTGCGGATAGCCGGTGTTCAGGTCGGCAGAGTCGTTGATTTTGAAATAACCGAAGAAGGCAAGGCGAAAGTCACAGTGCGCATAGACAGCAAATATCCCGTGCGTCACGGCTGCAAGGTGCGAGTCGTTTCCACCGGTGTTATAGGGACAAAATATCTTCAGTTGAGCGCCGGCGACCCTGCTGCTCCGCGCATCAAATCGGGCGAAACCATCAAAGGGATCTCATCGGTCAGCATAGAGGAACTGCTGGAATCGCTCAACCCCGAAGAAGGCGATGACCCTGTCGGCAAAACGCTCAGGGATATCCTGGATAATGTGAGAAACATTACGCGTAAAATAGATGTCGGGATAGAAGACGAGAATGATATCAAGGACATCGTTCAGGATATAAAGAAATCCGTGAAGAATATAAGAAAATTCACAGACAGCCTTGACGGTAAAGGCAAAGACCTGAGGGAGGCTCTTGAGAAATTCCCGGATCTTGTTGATTCGGCGACAGAGGCTTTTGAAGGCATAGACAAACTCATGGTGAAGCTCAATGATTCCGAGGGCGCCTTTGACGCCCTGGTATCGGATAAGGAAGTCGCCGGCGACGTGCGGCAAACCGTGTCCAGCCTGAAGAAAGCCGCGAGTTCCGCCGAGAAAGCCCTTGGCAGAATAACGGATTTCAAAACCTACTGGAATTATCAGCTCCGGCATAACACGGGAGACAATAAATACCGCAGCGACCTGGGCGTGAAAATCGTGCCCCGGGCGAACAAATTTTATTATCTCGGCGTGTCCAATATAAAGGAGAAGGACGGTTCATCATATGATGTTTCTGAAAGCACAGGTGAGAAAATCGTGTCCGCCGACGCTTATCTCGGCAGAGTTTTCGGGCCTGTGACGATTTTCGGCGGCCTCATTAAATCCGCGGGCGGTGTGGGGATATCCGTTGAGCCTTTCAAATCACTGTCTCTTGAATCCAAAGCCTACCGTTTTGACAGAAAGGTAAACGGCGAAACAACACCCTGGGTTGATGTCAACGCCAGGATCAGGTTCACGAACTGGCTTTATGTAAACGCCGGCGTCTCCGACGCTATGGAAAGCTCTAATTTTCAGGTGGGCCTGAATCTGATCTATTACGACGAAGATCTGCCCTATCTTTTCGGATTGGGGTCGCTGGCCGCCACCGGCGCGAAATGA
- the radA gene encoding DNA repair protein RadA: MFVCKECGFQSPGRQGKCPYCGEWDTFSEIADDAVKDSGKRSDYRPSMKISEVASSKEERISSGIKEIDRVLGGGIVKGSVLLLAGAPGIGKSTLLLQTAAAVKKVLYITGEESLAQIKIRSERIAKGGDVKLLATRDIGEAMHEASRLKPDIVILDSVQAFKNSTSAAASPSAIKEVTSLIVEYAKTTNTAFILSGHITKEGILQGPKIIEHMVDGVFYLEESPVHGYRLLYSTKNRFGNTNELAVFHMTGRGLETVEDPSAFFLSGRCNAPGSAAVCSYQGSSPFIAEIQALINISSFQYPRRQVTGLELNRAYLIIAILERYLGLKLSTCDVFLNVAGGIRISEPGSDLAAAAAIVSSYRKKLMPKDLVFTGEIGLGGEVRGVSRLEERIKKAENLGFKTMAVPSGGAVYRGKKIKVIEVGHIRQLGELLAKN, translated from the coding sequence ATGTTTGTCTGTAAAGAATGCGGTTTTCAATCGCCCGGCCGTCAGGGCAAATGCCCTTATTGCGGAGAATGGGACACATTCTCGGAAATAGCGGATGACGCGGTTAAAGACTCCGGGAAAAGATCTGATTACAGGCCTTCAATGAAAATATCCGAAGTGGCCTCGTCGAAAGAAGAAAGAATAAGCTCCGGAATAAAAGAAATAGACCGCGTGCTCGGCGGGGGAATCGTCAAAGGCTCCGTGCTTCTTCTGGCGGGAGCTCCGGGCATAGGAAAATCCACGCTGCTGCTTCAGACGGCGGCCGCGGTCAAAAAAGTGCTTTACATAACGGGAGAGGAATCGCTCGCGCAGATAAAGATCAGGTCTGAAAGGATCGCGAAAGGCGGTGATGTGAAACTTCTCGCCACAAGGGACATAGGCGAAGCAATGCATGAGGCCTCGCGTCTCAAACCGGATATTGTCATACTTGATTCCGTGCAGGCATTTAAAAATTCCACGTCGGCGGCCGCCTCGCCCTCGGCGATCAAAGAGGTGACATCGCTGATAGTGGAATACGCCAAAACCACCAACACCGCTTTCATTCTTTCAGGGCACATAACAAAAGAGGGTATTTTGCAGGGTCCGAAAATAATAGAGCACATGGTGGACGGGGTGTTTTATCTTGAGGAAAGCCCCGTGCACGGATACAGGCTCCTGTATTCAACGAAAAACCGTTTCGGCAACACCAATGAGCTGGCCGTTTTTCACATGACGGGCAGGGGGCTTGAAACCGTTGAGGATCCGTCGGCTTTTTTCCTGTCGGGCCGCTGCAACGCTCCGGGTTCGGCGGCTGTTTGCTCTTATCAGGGCAGTTCGCCGTTTATCGCCGAGATACAGGCGCTCATCAATATATCTTCTTTTCAGTATCCGCGCCGTCAGGTGACGGGGCTGGAACTCAACAGGGCTTATCTGATCATAGCCATACTTGAGAGATATCTGGGTTTGAAACTTTCAACCTGCGATGTTTTTCTGAATGTCGCCGGAGGCATCCGCATAAGCGAACCCGGAAGCGATCTGGCCGCGGCCGCGGCTATCGTATCATCGTACAGGAAAAAACTCATGCCGAAAGACCTCGTTTTCACCGGAGAGATAGGCCTCGGCGGCGAGGTGCGCGGCGTTTCAAGGCTGGAGGAAAGAATAAAAAAAGCGGAAAATCTGGGTTTTAAGACCATGGCTGTTCCGTCAGGCGGCGCGGTTTACCGCGGAAAAAAAATAAAAGTGATTGAAGTCGGCCATATCAGGCAGCTCGGAGAACTCCTGGCTAAAAACTGA
- the ispD gene encoding 2-C-methyl-D-erythritol 4-phosphate cytidylyltransferase, with amino-acid sequence MTGSDYRPSCAVLLASGEGSRAGFASPKPFVKIAGKELYRHSLDALLASAEIDRVLLAVPASWVRKIGIENPKLKIIAGGARRQDSLFNALGFMEKDTRTVLVHDAARPFIKEKLIKSVLRAASRHGAALAAEKINDTVKEADGGFVKKTLDRTKLFAAQTPQAFRPGALDKIRKLLSGKRLFTDEAAVMEELGVPVAIVSVECCNMKLTDRKDFEMAAKMLEDGIQEEKTR; translated from the coding sequence ATGACAGGGAGTGATTACAGACCATCCTGCGCGGTGCTCCTGGCCTCGGGCGAAGGCTCCCGCGCGGGTTTTGCCTCTCCCAAGCCATTTGTGAAGATCGCCGGAAAAGAGCTTTACAGGCACAGCCTTGACGCGCTTCTGGCAAGCGCTGAGATAGACAGGGTGCTTCTGGCCGTTCCGGCCTCATGGGTGAGGAAGATCGGGATTGAAAACCCGAAATTGAAAATCATCGCCGGCGGCGCCAGGCGCCAGGATTCGCTCTTTAACGCTCTTGGGTTCATGGAAAAAGACACGCGGACGGTGCTCGTTCACGACGCCGCGAGACCATTTATAAAAGAGAAGCTCATCAAATCGGTCTTGAGGGCCGCATCGAGGCACGGCGCGGCTCTGGCTGCGGAAAAGATAAATGACACGGTGAAGGAGGCGGACGGGGGTTTTGTAAAAAAAACTCTTGACAGGACAAAGCTCTTTGCTGCCCAGACGCCGCAGGCTTTCAGGCCCGGAGCGTTGGATAAAATAAGAAAGCTTCTCTCAGGGAAGCGGCTGTTTACCGACGAGGCGGCGGTGATGGAAGAACTGGGCGTGCCTGTCGCGATCGTCAGCGTCGAGTGCTGTAATATGAAATTGACGGACAGAAAAGATTTTGAGATGGCGGCGAAGATGCTGGAAGATGGAATTCAGGAGGAAAAAACAAGGTGA
- a CDS encoding translation initiation factor IF-3, translated as MTKFTKGPPINERINAAKVQLIDEKGNNVGLIETFKALNMARVKGLDLMQVSDREVPVCRILDYAKYRYTKAKKNKGPKHVSTLKEIRFRPHTDDHDIEVKVGKAKKFLSMGDKVKVTIFFRGRENAFKTEGYKQMDKIKEILSDVAKPEGPPQLFGKRLIALFIKNK; from the coding sequence GTGACAAAATTTACAAAAGGTCCGCCTATCAACGAGCGGATCAACGCGGCAAAAGTGCAGCTCATTGATGAAAAAGGGAACAATGTGGGTTTGATCGAGACATTCAAGGCGCTGAATATGGCAAGGGTCAAAGGCCTGGACCTGATGCAGGTTTCAGACAGGGAAGTGCCTGTGTGCAGGATACTTGATTACGCCAAATACAGATATACGAAGGCGAAAAAAAATAAAGGGCCGAAACATGTTTCCACTCTCAAGGAAATCCGTTTCCGCCCGCATACCGACGACCATGACATAGAGGTGAAGGTCGGCAAGGCCAAAAAATTCCTCTCTATGGGAGACAAGGTCAAGGTGACCATTTTTTTCAGGGGCAGGGAAAATGCTTTCAAAACCGAAGGTTACAAGCAGATGGACAAGATAAAAGAAATTCTTTCCGATGTCGCCAAACCCGAAGGCCCGCCGCAGCTGTTCGGAAAACGGCTTATTGCATTGTTTATAAAAAACAAATAA